CGCTATCGTAAAAGGTAAAACCAGTGCCGGTGTTGGATATAACCTGTCAACGAGATTTGAGAATAATTTCGATGCTGCCGCCAAACTGGGTAACCCGGAAGCTGTATTCTATATTGAAATGACAGCCAATGATGGTACAGGTAGTATTGCGAATGCCAATCCGGGCGAAATGCTGAACTTCCCTTATGGTGGCCCTACCACCTGCTGCGGATTTTTCCAGCCATCACAGGATCTTGTTAACTCTTACAGGGTGGATGCGGCTGGCTTGCCTTACCTGGACGATTATAATTCACACGCTGTAAAATCTGATATGAATATCAGCAGTTCAGACGCCTTTACACCAGATGCTGGTTTGCTGGACCCACGCCTGGACTGGACCGTAGGCCGTCGTGGATTGCCTTATCATGACTGGGGATATCATGCCGGTGCTTCCTGGCAGCGTGATCAGGCTTATAGCGGCCCTTATTCTCCCAAGAAAATGATGTACTGGAAAGCTACCCAGGATAAGTATCATGACGCACATTCCTGGGCGCCTGGTACAGCTATCAACGTTAATCTTATCCGCTTCGCGGACGTATTGCTGATGAACGCAGAATGCGCCGCCCAGATAGGAAATATGCCGGTGGCTACTGCGATGGTAAACAGGGTGCGCGACAGGATGAAGAATAATCCTGCAGAATGGCTGCATAAATATGTTCCCGGCACCACAAGTTTTGATCCTGCCGTGATGGCCGCGAATTATAAAATTGGTGATTATCCGGAGTTTTCAGATAAAACGCTCGCATTAAAAGCCATTTATTTTGAACGTAAACTGGAACTCGCTGAAGAAGGTCATCGTTTCTTTGATCTCTCCCGTTGGGGAATTGCTGACCAGGTGTTGAATGCATTTTATGCATACGAAGTAGGGACTGCTAAAATTCCTGATCTGACCGGTGCAGTATTTACCAAAGGTAAAAATGAATATTTCCCGATTCCACAACGTCAGATCGATCTGACTTTAAATGGAAGTGAACGCGTGCTGAAACAGAATGCAGGCTACTAGCATAATTATAAATTACTGATTACGGAGTTGTAGATAGATAGATGCGAAGATTATTCGCTACCATCTTCCTGCAACTCCGTAATTTGTATTTCTTTATATTGTGTTTGCCTGAAAACAGAACCCATGCCCAATCAACCAACAATAAAGCAACTAAGTACCGCTGCTTTATTCCTGATGGCTTCCTGCCTGGTCATTAGCAGCGGATGTCATACAACCGTAAAAGAAGAGAAAGGAAAAACACTGGCAGATAAATATTGTGGAAGTTGTCATTTGCCCGTATCCCCTGCAATGCTTGATAAAGAAACCTGGACGAAGCATGTTTTGCCGGCAATGGCGCTCAAATTAGGTATCAGGGTGTGGAGCGGGGATCAGTATTACCCACCAATGCCAGGCGAAAAGCCTGCCCTTGTAACCATGAATGAATGGACGGAACTCGTGGCATATTATGAGCAGCATGCACCGGAGAAACTGGCCTCCGCCAAACCACCAGTTAAGTTACAGCATGATTGGGCTGTTTTCTCCCTGAAAACGCCTGAAATCAAGGATAGCCTCTTCGTGGCCGCTACCACCATGGTGGCTTTTAATCCTGCAAACAGTGATTTGCTGACCAGCGATGGCAACAATACGCTTACCCGCTGGGATAGGGATCTCCGCGTGATAGATAGCCGCAAACTGCCTTCCCCTGCTGTTGATATACTGTTTACAAAAGATACGGCCGGTCAGCAACAAGCTATCCTCACCGAAATCGGTAACATGCGTGCATTGGATGTGTCCGCCGGTATTATTACCCGCCTCAATCTGAATGATCCGCAAAGCAAACAGTCCGATCTGATGCCTTTTCTCAAACGTCCTGTACAAACGGTGGAAGCAGATATTAATAAAGATGGTCTCATGGACCTGGTAGTATGCGCTTTTGGTCATAATCAGGGCGGCCTTTACTGGTTGAAACAACTCCCTGATCACAAGTATGAACAACAAACCATCTGGGAAGTGCCCGGCGCTATTCATGCAGTAACAGGTGACTTTAATCACGACGGCTGGACAGACCTCATGGTACTCTTTGCTGCCGGTGATGAAGGAATATGGTTGTTTGAAAATGATCATAAAGGTGGATTTAAATCATCCAACCTGCTGAGATTCCCTCCTATGAATGGTTCTACCAGTTTTCAACTGGCCGATTTCAATGGAGACGGCTTACTGGATATCCTGTATACCTGCGGAGATAATGCAGATTTTTCTATGATCCTTAAACCTTATCATGGTTTATACGTCTACGTAAATGAAGGAAATTCCCGATACCGGCAGGCCTGGTTTTATCCTATAAATGGTTGTACGAAAGCTGTAGCAGCAGATTTTAACCAGGACGGAAAAATTGATATCGCCACCATCGCTTTTTTTGCAGATATGAAAAATAATCCCGGTGAGAAATTTATTTTCTTTGAAGGAGCAGGTACACCATTTAACTTTGTACCGCATGCACCACCCATTGAAAAAGAAGGGCACTGGATTTGTATGGATGTGAAAGATTATGATCAGGATGGGGACCTCGATATCATACTAGGAAACTATGCCAGGGGTTTTATTATACAGGATGACTATAAACCGGAGTGGAAAGAATATCAACCGTTTATAGTCTTGCTAAACAATGCAAAACATCCGTAGCAACGACAAAAAACCGCTGTTTATTTGGAAGAGAAGTAGAATAATATGTATATTACAGGCGTCCAAATAATACAGCAATTAACACCTTGCAGACCGCCGTTAGCAAGGTGATAGAAAGATATCCTGATGAACAGTCAGGTTTTAGAATGGCGGAAGGAGAGGCAGCAATGCCTCTCTTTTATTTTTATGACCACCTATCAAATATTATCCTGAAAATGCGCGCAATCTGAGTAATCATGGCTATTTTTATTCAAAAATCGGCATTCTCATTTTAAACGGGATATATCAGTGGGGGAATATGTATACGATCAGGATAAAGTGAGCAGGCTGCTTGGAACGATCCTGGAAAATAACAGTAGTGAAAAAGCAACTGCGTGGTTGCAACAACGATTGCAACTCTTGCAACAAACCGGGGCTATACCGCAGTTTAATCAAACCTTTACTGCCATTCCGCGCTTTACAGGTAAAGAGATCATTGCAATAACAACAACTACACATCAGTTGCTGCAACAGGAAGTGCCCGGTCTTTTCGTACAGGGATGGACGTTAGATCGCCTCGCCAGGGTATGGTGGCTCCTGCAATTGCCTGTCAATAATAAAGAGGTATACCTGAACACCCTGGAAAACCTGTTCAACGCCGCTGAAATGAATGAACTGGCGGCATTATACAGCGCATTACCGCTACTGGCCTGGCCGGAAGAATGGAAGCTGCGCACCGCTGAAGGCATCCGTTCCAACATCGGCATCGTACAGGAAGCGATCATGCTGCACAACCCTTACCCGGCAAAATATCTCGACGAACCCGCATGGAATCAGCTGATTATGAAGGCTATCTTTACAGATAAGCCGATACACCAGGTAATAGGATTAGATGAACGCACCAACGCAGTACTCGCACAGATCCTGACCGATTTTGCACACGAACGCTGGGCTGCCGGAAGATCAGTATCTCCCATGCAATGGCGGATGCTGACAAACTTTATCCAGGCAGATAATATGGCAGACATCACCCGTATCTGGCATTCCGTAGATCCGGCAGAGAAAGGCGCCGCTGCACTGGTATGTGCAAAATCAACTTATCTTCCCGCAAAACAATTATTGGAACAATCACCGGCGATAGCCGCTGAAATAGCAGATGGCAGCCTTTCCTGGGAAGTCATCGCTAACAGGATAACAAAATAACAAAATCAGAAAATTCAAAAATATTTGATGATATGTGTGGTATTCATGAATTAACAGAAAAAGATCTTCAACCCCTTACTTATAGTCCTGCATACCTCGATAAAATAAAAGGAATGCGCTTTTTTGATCCGCATGTACACATGACCGCCCGCACTACGGACGATTATCAGGCCATGGCGGATGCCGGTGTAGTAGGTATTATTGAACCCGCTTTCTGGCTGGGACAGCCACGTACCGGCGTTGATACCTTCCGCGATTATTTCAGCAGCCTCGTTGGATGGGAGCGTTTCCGCGCTTCTCAATTCGGGATCAGGCATTACTGCACCATCGGCCTCAATTCAAAAGAAGCCAACAACGAAAAGCTGGCAGAAGCTGTCATGGAAATATTACCACAGTTTATTTATAAAGAAGGCGTAGTAGGTATCGGTGAAATCGGATTTGATGACCAGACGCCGCTGGAAGAAAAATATTACCGCGCACAACTGGAGCTGGCAAAAGAAGCCGGATTGCCGGTACAGATCCATACTCCGCACCGCGACAAGAAAAAAGGTACCCAGCGTAGCATGGATATCGCACTGGAACATGGATTGGAGCCTCACATGATCATTGTAGACCATAATAACGAGGAAACCGTGAAAGAAGTGCTGGATCGTGGCTTCTGGGCTGCGTTTACCATCTATCCCTTTACCAAAATGGGTAATGAGCGCATGGTAGCCGTTGTAAAACAGTACGGAAGCGGGCGTATCATGGTCAACTCCGCTGCAGACTGGGGTATCAGCGATCCACTGGCCGTTCCTAAGACGGCTGCTTTGATGCACGAAAGTGGTATTGACTTGAATGACATTCATTTGGTAACTTACACCAATGCCGTGAAAGCATTTGCACAGAGCGGACAACTGAACGAAGCTGATTTTGACATCGCCGGAAATATTGATCAGAGTGAAAAATATAATGGAAGCAGCGTTTTACGTGGTGGTCAGCAACCCAGAATTGATAAAAATACAACCATCATCCGGTAATGCCTGGCAGTTTCGTTACTGCTGGCAATTAACCAAATGAAAACCTGTTTACACGGTGAGTTACATTGTTAGCAAAGTGATTGGATACCTACGCCTGATGCGCCCGGCAAATATTATAACTGCGATTGCAGATATCTTAGCTGGTGTGGCCATTTCCGGCTATTTTTTACATGTAACCTTCCATACATGTACCCTGGACCTTATCCTTCCTGTTGTATGCCTCTGCCTGGCCACTATCGGCTTATACGGCGGCGGTGTAGTATTTAACGACGTATTTGATGCAACGCTCGACGCCGTGGAACGTCCGGAAAGACCCATTCCCAGCGGCGTGATCTCAAAAACACAGGCAATTATCCTGGGCAGCTACCTGCTCCTTGTGGGCATCCTTGCGGCCTTTTCCGTAGGGCGGCTCAATGGATATGCCGGCTGGCTGGCCCTCGCCACAGCTGCATCTGCCCTGAGCTATAATAAATGGGGGAAACATCACCCTGTATGGGGACCGCTGAATATGGGCCTCTGCCGCGGATTGAACCTGCTACTGGGTATCAGCATCGTACCCGCTGCTATTGAAACCTACTGGTGGATGGGCTTCATCCCCATCATATATATCGCTGCGGTCACCAATATCAGCCGCGGTGAAGTTCATGGTGGTAGTCAGCGAAGTTTGCAGATCACTGCTGCCTGTTATGCGGCAGTATTCATCACCATGGGCGTATTAGCTGCCATGCACCAGCAATTCCTGACCGCACTGCCCTTTATCCTGCTATT
The Chitinophaga sp. MM2321 DNA segment above includes these coding regions:
- a CDS encoding RagB/SusD family nutrient uptake outer membrane protein → MKALRYSSLILIIGMLAGFFAACKKSFLERAPQGSLSEEIVANKAGVTYLLIGAYAALDGQGDGAALGGGDPWRAAPTNWVYGSVVGGEAHKGSNAGDQEPINSIAASTYNASNDFFNTKWKAVYEGVNRCNLTLKEMHLATDMSDAEKTQVEAEARFLRGHYYFELKKFFNNVPYISDTTSNVKVSNEVDIWPFIEADFKFAMDNLPETQGGDVARVNKWAAQIYLAKSYLYEKKYQEAFTLFQDAIVKGKTSAGVGYNLSTRFENNFDAAAKLGNPEAVFYIEMTANDGTGSIANANPGEMLNFPYGGPTTCCGFFQPSQDLVNSYRVDAAGLPYLDDYNSHAVKSDMNISSSDAFTPDAGLLDPRLDWTVGRRGLPYHDWGYHAGASWQRDQAYSGPYSPKKMMYWKATQDKYHDAHSWAPGTAINVNLIRFADVLLMNAECAAQIGNMPVATAMVNRVRDRMKNNPAEWLHKYVPGTTSFDPAVMAANYKIGDYPEFSDKTLALKAIYFERKLELAEEGHRFFDLSRWGIADQVLNAFYAYEVGTAKIPDLTGAVFTKGKNEYFPIPQRQIDLTLNGSERVLKQNAGY
- a CDS encoding VCBS repeat-containing protein, encoding MPNQPTIKQLSTAALFLMASCLVISSGCHTTVKEEKGKTLADKYCGSCHLPVSPAMLDKETWTKHVLPAMALKLGIRVWSGDQYYPPMPGEKPALVTMNEWTELVAYYEQHAPEKLASAKPPVKLQHDWAVFSLKTPEIKDSLFVAATTMVAFNPANSDLLTSDGNNTLTRWDRDLRVIDSRKLPSPAVDILFTKDTAGQQQAILTEIGNMRALDVSAGIITRLNLNDPQSKQSDLMPFLKRPVQTVEADINKDGLMDLVVCAFGHNQGGLYWLKQLPDHKYEQQTIWEVPGAIHAVTGDFNHDGWTDLMVLFAAGDEGIWLFENDHKGGFKSSNLLRFPPMNGSTSFQLADFNGDGLLDILYTCGDNADFSMILKPYHGLYVYVNEGNSRYRQAWFYPINGCTKAVAADFNQDGKIDIATIAFFADMKNNPGEKFIFFEGAGTPFNFVPHAPPIEKEGHWICMDVKDYDQDGDLDIILGNYARGFIIQDDYKPEWKEYQPFIVLLNNAKHP
- a CDS encoding EboA domain-containing protein, coding for MGEYVYDQDKVSRLLGTILENNSSEKATAWLQQRLQLLQQTGAIPQFNQTFTAIPRFTGKEIIAITTTTHQLLQQEVPGLFVQGWTLDRLARVWWLLQLPVNNKEVYLNTLENLFNAAEMNELAALYSALPLLAWPEEWKLRTAEGIRSNIGIVQEAIMLHNPYPAKYLDEPAWNQLIMKAIFTDKPIHQVIGLDERTNAVLAQILTDFAHERWAAGRSVSPMQWRMLTNFIQADNMADITRIWHSVDPAEKGAAALVCAKSTYLPAKQLLEQSPAIAAEIADGSLSWEVIANRITK
- a CDS encoding TatD family hydrolase, with translation MCGIHELTEKDLQPLTYSPAYLDKIKGMRFFDPHVHMTARTTDDYQAMADAGVVGIIEPAFWLGQPRTGVDTFRDYFSSLVGWERFRASQFGIRHYCTIGLNSKEANNEKLAEAVMEILPQFIYKEGVVGIGEIGFDDQTPLEEKYYRAQLELAKEAGLPVQIHTPHRDKKKGTQRSMDIALEHGLEPHMIIVDHNNEETVKEVLDRGFWAAFTIYPFTKMGNERMVAVVKQYGSGRIMVNSAADWGISDPLAVPKTAALMHESGIDLNDIHLVTYTNAVKAFAQSGQLNEADFDIAGNIDQSEKYNGSSVLRGGQQPRIDKNTTIIR
- the eboC gene encoding UbiA-like protein EboC (EboC, a homolog the polyprenyltransferase UbiA, belongs to system of proteins involved in the trafficking of precursor metabolites to an extracytoplasmic compartment so that the biosynthesis of certain natural products, such as scytonemin, can be completed.); its protein translation is MSYIVSKVIGYLRLMRPANIITAIADILAGVAISGYFLHVTFHTCTLDLILPVVCLCLATIGLYGGGVVFNDVFDATLDAVERPERPIPSGVISKTQAIILGSYLLLVGILAAFSVGRLNGYAGWLALATAASALSYNKWGKHHPVWGPLNMGLCRGLNLLLGISIVPAAIETYWWMGFIPIIYIAAVTNISRGEVHGGSQRSLQITAACYAAVFITMGVLAAMHQQFLTALPFILLFAYMIMKPLLNARKDPSGPNIGKAVKAGIVALVVMNAAWVAAFATLPFALAVLILLPISMLLGKMFSIT